Proteins encoded together in one Jeotgalibacillus aurantiacus window:
- a CDS encoding DUF3817 domain-containing protein yields MMKTHIGRFRMMGLVEGGSLLILLFIAMPLKYMAGIPEAVTLVGSIHGFLFVVYVMLALYTTFKIRWHFMWLFSAVAVAFIPFGNFVLDRRIEKRFS; encoded by the coding sequence ATGATGAAAACTCATATCGGACGATTCCGTATGATGGGATTGGTTGAAGGCGGATCCCTGCTCATTTTATTATTTATTGCCATGCCATTGAAATATATGGCCGGCATTCCGGAAGCTGTTACACTCGTAGGATCTATTCACGGTTTCCTATTTGTTGTTTATGTTATGCTTGCGCTTTATACGACTTTTAAAATCAGGTGGCATTTCATGTGGCTGTTCAGCGCTGTTGCTGTCGCGTTTATACCGTTTGGGAATTTCGTGCTGGATCGGAGAATTGAGAAGAGGTTCAGCTGA
- a CDS encoding YqcI/YcgG family protein, with amino-acid sequence MVNKSSGLLTKEDMQDHERLPDWLVQEYKTFEKTVLDPTFPCYFGMKGQRKGELRYAYISQKDWSNLPQAVGEFLALFKSETKIKHGLFLFVEPFEVEQELDHYRAQFWEILQYLHEQDEKAWPEEHPRDPDHFLWDFHFDGEPIFVFGNAPAYKQRKTRNLGNAMVLGFQPRAIFQGLEGTEKGGIMSREKVRERVEKWDQLPKHPDISHYGDPDHHEWKQSFIGDDINPVTGKCPFQHKELVKQNG; translated from the coding sequence ATGGTGAATAAAAGTTCCGGGTTATTGACGAAAGAGGATATGCAGGATCATGAAAGGCTGCCTGATTGGCTCGTGCAGGAGTATAAAACGTTTGAGAAGACTGTGCTTGATCCAACGTTTCCATGCTATTTCGGAATGAAAGGCCAGCGAAAAGGGGAGCTTCGCTATGCCTACATATCGCAAAAAGACTGGTCTAATCTTCCTCAGGCGGTCGGTGAATTTCTCGCACTTTTTAAATCAGAAACAAAAATAAAGCACGGTTTGTTTTTATTTGTGGAACCGTTTGAAGTGGAGCAGGAGCTTGATCATTACCGCGCTCAATTTTGGGAGATTCTTCAGTATCTTCATGAGCAGGATGAGAAAGCCTGGCCTGAAGAACATCCGAGAGACCCTGATCATTTTCTTTGGGATTTTCATTTTGATGGAGAACCGATTTTCGTTTTTGGGAATGCACCAGCCTATAAGCAGCGGAAAACAAGGAATCTTGGCAATGCGATGGTGCTTGGATTTCAGCCCCGTGCGATTTTTCAAGGCCTCGAGGGAACGGAAAAGGGAGGAATCATGTCCCGGGAAAAGGTAAGGGAACGCGTTGAAAAGTGGGATCAGCTGCCAAAGCACCCGGATATCAGTCATTACGGGGATCCGGATCATCATGAATGGAAACAATCCTTTATTGGCGATGACATTAATCCTGTTACGGGTAAATGCCCATTTCAGCATAAAGAGCTGGTGAAACAAAACGGATAA
- a CDS encoding NAD(P)H-hydrate dehydratase has protein sequence MWTADDVKETLPVRLADAHKGTFGTALLAVGSPFMPGAAILAGMACLRSGAGKLEMGADESVFPHVSAHLQEATYVPEFSEKIMRGDLDLSTYRVLTCGSGREPGPETEKIIDRFLRTDLPVVLDAGALSKRTYAVRNAPVILTPHPGEFERISGIELEGSKEARIQAAEEMAQTFGVTIVLKGEETVISFPDGETRINPTGNSALAKGGTGDVLTGMISGMLCCHENWKHAVLNAVYLHGACADEWIKTKSSHTMLASEITELLPEVWKAHE, from the coding sequence ATGTGGACAGCAGATGATGTAAAGGAGACACTTCCTGTTCGTTTGGCAGATGCACATAAAGGAACATTTGGCACGGCATTGCTCGCGGTCGGCAGTCCGTTTATGCCGGGCGCTGCGATTCTAGCCGGTATGGCATGCCTGCGCAGTGGTGCGGGTAAGCTCGAAATGGGGGCGGATGAATCCGTTTTTCCTCATGTATCTGCTCATTTACAGGAAGCAACGTATGTGCCGGAATTCAGTGAGAAGATAATGAGAGGGGACCTTGATCTCTCTACTTATCGTGTGTTGACATGCGGATCCGGGAGAGAACCGGGTCCTGAGACAGAAAAAATCATTGATCGTTTTCTACGGACGGATCTACCTGTTGTCCTGGATGCAGGAGCGCTTTCAAAAAGAACATACGCAGTCAGGAACGCACCCGTTATCCTGACTCCTCATCCGGGGGAGTTTGAAAGGATTTCGGGAATAGAGCTGGAAGGTTCCAAAGAAGCACGAATTCAGGCTGCTGAAGAAATGGCACAAACATTTGGTGTAACCATTGTGCTAAAAGGAGAAGAAACTGTCATTTCTTTTCCGGATGGAGAGACGAGAATCAACCCGACCGGTAACAGCGCACTTGCCAAAGGTGGAACAGGTGATGTGCTGACAGGCATGATTTCAGGCATGCTGTGCTGTCATGAAAACTGGAAGCATGCTGTTTTAAATGCAGTCTATTTGCATGGAGCCTGCGCAGATGAATGGATCAAAACAAAATCGTCCCACACCATGCTGGCAAGTGAAATCACAGAGCTGCTGCCGGAAGTGTGGAAAGCGCATGAGTGA
- a CDS encoding sensor domain-containing protein: MEKLLFRAVMKGIKEMVFIVKAEPDGEFTYAFLNEEAKMRSGLSDEDLGKPIQCIQPDLSSFLYSQYRKAAETKEDVVYKDSYTALSGETYYSKTRLSPLMDEKGECTHITALVNDITESTWAELDAEESRERALESRERFRSLFDHNLDAIFYLNLDGITISGNRAAGAYIGWESEPEEIHFREWFKEKDLTEVHHAFLKAKTGEASSFRTKVYMNGKKIDGLSIFVPVMIHHEVTGIYWILKDISTEMDAIKRFRDSEKKLRIIAENAQDLITLVDHKGTIIYASPSYRQVLGYHEREYEGQLFSHRVEEEYLPELEASFIESIQQGTPWKLQLRQQHHDKEWMWTELHGTPVFDDQDQFNYMVVVSRDITFNKKQESRLEYFAYHDSLTGLPNRRLLQKTMEEEQQSGRQPFSVLMLDIDHFKTINDELGHDAGDAVIEEFGRRLKMSTRSSDLVARLGGDEFIVLLRGVENEDKLSKVADKMLSAIRDPFHFNGMEMSVTTSIGMTVVENTSCSPAEILKAADKALYQAKARGRNTFSILSLN; the protein is encoded by the coding sequence GTGGAAAAATTACTTTTTAGAGCTGTGATGAAAGGCATAAAGGAAATGGTTTTCATCGTCAAGGCAGAGCCTGACGGTGAGTTTACTTATGCTTTTTTGAATGAAGAGGCGAAGATGCGTTCAGGCTTGTCGGATGAGGATCTTGGAAAACCGATCCAGTGTATTCAGCCTGATTTATCTTCCTTTTTATATAGCCAGTATCGTAAGGCTGCGGAAACAAAGGAAGATGTCGTCTATAAAGATTCCTATACAGCTCTATCTGGAGAAACCTATTATTCTAAAACCCGGCTTTCCCCTTTGATGGATGAAAAGGGAGAGTGCACTCATATTACTGCGCTCGTAAATGATATTACAGAATCAACCTGGGCGGAGCTTGACGCAGAGGAGTCAAGAGAACGGGCTCTTGAAAGCCGTGAAAGATTCCGCTCGCTGTTTGATCATAATCTGGACGCTATTTTTTACTTGAATCTCGATGGAATTACAATTAGCGGCAATCGTGCTGCTGGAGCGTATATTGGATGGGAATCAGAGCCGGAGGAAATTCATTTTCGGGAATGGTTCAAGGAGAAGGATTTAACGGAGGTTCATCACGCTTTCCTAAAAGCTAAAACAGGTGAAGCCTCGTCTTTTCGTACAAAGGTATATATGAATGGGAAAAAAATAGACGGACTCTCTATTTTTGTTCCTGTTATGATTCATCATGAAGTCACAGGTATTTACTGGATACTCAAAGATATTTCAACAGAAATGGATGCTATCAAACGCTTCAGGGACAGTGAAAAGAAGCTGAGAATTATTGCAGAGAATGCACAGGACCTGATCACGCTTGTTGATCATAAGGGTACGATTATTTATGCATCTCCATCCTACCGGCAGGTGCTAGGTTATCATGAGAGGGAATATGAAGGGCAATTGTTTTCTCATCGGGTAGAAGAGGAATATCTACCTGAACTGGAAGCTTCTTTCATAGAATCTATCCAGCAGGGCACCCCCTGGAAGCTACAATTGCGCCAGCAGCACCATGATAAAGAGTGGATGTGGACGGAACTCCATGGAACGCCTGTTTTTGATGACCAGGATCAATTTAATTATATGGTGGTTGTTTCTAGGGACATTACGTTTAATAAAAAGCAGGAATCACGTCTTGAATACTTTGCTTATCATGATTCTTTAACAGGCTTACCAAACCGCCGGCTTCTCCAAAAAACAATGGAAGAGGAGCAGCAGTCTGGGCGGCAGCCATTTTCAGTTTTAATGCTGGATATTGATCATTTTAAAACGATTAACGATGAACTGGGACATGATGCAGGAGATGCAGTCATTGAGGAATTTGGTCGGCGGCTTAAGATGAGCACGAGAAGCTCTGATCTTGTTGCAAGATTAGGCGGTGACGAATTTATCGTGTTACTGCGCGGGGTTGAAAATGAAGATAAGCTTTCAAAAGTGGCGGATAAAATGTTGTCTGCGATTCGCGATCCTTTTCACTTTAATGGCATGGAAATGAGTGTGACAACGAGTATAGGAATGACTGTTGTTGAAAACACTTCCTGTTCACCGGCTGAAATTTTAAAAGCTGCTGATAAAGCCCTTTATCAGGCGAAGGCCAGGGGACGCAACACTTTTTCAATCCTGTCCCTGAACTGA
- a CDS encoding YebC/PmpR family DNA-binding transcriptional regulator — protein MGRKWNNIKEKKAAKDANTSQVYNKFAREIYVTAKQGEPDPEANTALRMVLDRAKTYNVPKAIIERAIEKAKGGGEESYDSLRYEGFGPAGSMIIVDALTNNVNRTASEVRAAFGKNGGNMGVSGSVSYMFDSTAVFGVEGKTADEILELLMEKDVDARDILEEDDAVIIYAEPDQYNAVQQALKDSGITEFTVAELTMLAQNDVSVSEEDQAQIEKLIGALEDLEDVQQVYHNVELN, from the coding sequence ATGGGACGTAAGTGGAACAATATTAAGGAAAAGAAAGCAGCAAAAGACGCGAATACAAGTCAGGTTTACAATAAATTCGCGCGTGAAATATATGTAACAGCCAAGCAGGGAGAGCCGGATCCGGAAGCCAATACAGCTTTGCGTATGGTACTGGATCGTGCTAAAACATACAATGTGCCAAAAGCCATCATCGAGCGCGCAATTGAAAAAGCAAAAGGCGGCGGTGAAGAAAGCTATGACAGCCTCCGATATGAAGGTTTTGGCCCGGCAGGATCGATGATTATTGTCGATGCGCTCACTAATAACGTAAACCGCACTGCTTCTGAAGTGCGTGCCGCATTTGGTAAAAATGGCGGGAATATGGGTGTCAGCGGATCTGTGTCTTATATGTTTGATTCTACTGCGGTATTTGGCGTGGAAGGAAAAACTGCTGATGAGATACTGGAGCTGTTAATGGAAAAAGATGTGGATGCCCGTGACATTCTTGAAGAAGATGATGCAGTCATTATTTATGCAGAACCTGACCAGTATAACGCGGTTCAACAGGCTTTAAAGGATAGCGGCATTACGGAATTTACTGTAGCCGAGCTGACAATGCTTGCTCAAAATGATGTGTCAGTATCTGAAGAAGATCAGGCACAGATTGAGAAGCTGATCGGTGCACTCGAAGATCTTGAGGATGTACAGCAGGTGTATCACAACGTGGAATTGAATTAA
- a CDS encoding S8 family serine peptidase — MKKNTKRSVLSTSALLLALSAFGMGAGANAGVNVKNADELALLKGDFNFQSGKEATVIVELDAPSLAEAKLKGLAQSKGKLKLERDEVKVALKKAVSKADVNQEYDSVFSGFSVALPESAIPELLAIEGVKAVYPNVTYTASVVGEATDLSSDEISTEMFDSAPFIGSDEAWADGFTGEGITVAVIDTGVDYTHPDLAHAFGDYKGYDFVDNDEDPQETSNGDPRGESTIHGSHVAGTVAANGAIKGVAPDAELLAYRVLGPGGSGSTENVVAGIEKAVEDGADVMNLSLGNSLNDPDWATSIALDWAMSEGVVAVTSNGNSGPNNWTVGSPGTSREAISVGATQLPYNVYTAAVETSEGVSYPSANVMGFPSDEELLALNGQDFEFEYVGLGGPEDFEGKDLTGKIAVIQRGNFPFVDKADNAKAAGAVGAIIFNNVPGVQPDIPGISLPTIKMSNEDGLKLLAELEAENNTVSFNVAFDREVGETMAGFSSRGPVIDTWMVKPDVSAPGVNIVSTIPTHDENVHGYAALQGTSMASPHVAGAAALILQANPDWSIDDVKASLMNTAQDLIDPATGKSYPHNSQGAGSIRVPAAIETDILVGNGSHSFGVFDKTKGKQVEKNHFEVKNLSDERKTYSFDVDFGANNSAIKVSTSKNTSVHAGATQKVNMNVQVDASKLAPGYYEGSIKVSDGEKTVDVPTILFIQEPDYPRVSSLGVEQNGDAFTISGYFPGGAETVELFVYSSNAAGAPVTYLGDISVVEDVESGFQSFAWDGTINGEKLEAGKYYNVYAYATYKNKSDLSGVNFLME; from the coding sequence ATGAAAAAGAATACAAAGAGATCAGTACTTTCGACATCTGCATTATTGCTTGCGTTATCTGCATTCGGCATGGGGGCCGGTGCAAATGCGGGAGTGAACGTGAAGAATGCAGATGAACTGGCTTTGCTGAAAGGAGATTTTAACTTTCAGTCAGGCAAAGAAGCAACCGTGATTGTCGAGCTTGATGCTCCATCTTTAGCGGAAGCAAAGCTGAAAGGTCTTGCGCAGTCTAAAGGAAAACTGAAGCTGGAAAGAGATGAAGTAAAAGTGGCACTGAAAAAAGCAGTATCTAAAGCTGATGTGAATCAGGAATACGATTCAGTATTCTCAGGTTTCTCTGTTGCGCTGCCTGAAAGTGCGATACCTGAACTGCTGGCAATCGAAGGGGTAAAAGCAGTTTATCCAAACGTTACATACACGGCGTCGGTTGTCGGTGAAGCAACGGATCTTTCTTCTGATGAAATCAGTACAGAAATGTTCGACAGTGCTCCATTTATCGGATCTGATGAGGCTTGGGCTGACGGGTTTACAGGTGAAGGAATTACAGTAGCGGTTATTGATACGGGTGTTGATTATACGCACCCTGATTTAGCTCACGCGTTCGGTGATTATAAAGGATATGACTTCGTTGATAACGATGAGGATCCTCAGGAAACGTCAAATGGTGACCCAAGAGGAGAATCGACCATTCATGGCTCGCACGTAGCTGGAACGGTAGCAGCAAATGGAGCGATCAAGGGCGTAGCACCTGATGCTGAGCTGTTGGCTTACCGTGTGCTTGGACCTGGCGGAAGCGGTTCAACTGAAAACGTTGTCGCGGGAATTGAAAAAGCAGTGGAGGATGGAGCGGACGTGATGAACCTGTCACTAGGGAATTCACTGAATGACCCGGACTGGGCAACGTCGATCGCACTTGACTGGGCAATGTCTGAAGGGGTTGTGGCGGTTACTTCTAATGGAAACAGCGGTCCGAATAACTGGACAGTCGGTTCACCAGGTACTTCCCGTGAAGCGATCTCTGTAGGTGCTACTCAGCTTCCATACAATGTTTACACAGCAGCGGTGGAAACGTCTGAAGGCGTCAGCTATCCATCAGCTAACGTAATGGGCTTCCCGAGTGATGAGGAGCTTTTAGCGTTAAATGGACAGGATTTTGAATTTGAATATGTGGGTCTTGGCGGGCCGGAGGATTTCGAAGGGAAAGATCTGACAGGTAAAATCGCTGTGATCCAGCGAGGAAACTTCCCATTTGTTGATAAAGCAGATAATGCAAAAGCGGCAGGAGCCGTTGGCGCGATTATTTTCAACAATGTTCCTGGCGTACAGCCTGATATCCCAGGCATTTCACTTCCTACTATTAAAATGAGTAATGAAGATGGACTAAAGCTTCTGGCTGAGCTTGAAGCTGAAAATAACACAGTGTCATTCAACGTAGCATTCGACCGTGAAGTAGGCGAAACAATGGCTGGATTCTCATCACGCGGTCCGGTTATCGATACTTGGATGGTAAAGCCTGACGTGTCTGCACCTGGTGTGAACATCGTCAGCACAATCCCGACGCATGATGAAAATGTACACGGCTATGCTGCGCTTCAGGGAACAAGTATGGCATCTCCACACGTGGCAGGAGCGGCTGCACTGATCCTTCAGGCTAATCCTGACTGGAGTATTGACGATGTAAAAGCATCATTGATGAATACTGCACAGGATCTGATTGACCCGGCGACAGGAAAATCATATCCGCATAACTCACAGGGAGCGGGAAGTATTCGTGTTCCTGCAGCCATTGAAACAGATATTCTTGTTGGTAATGGCAGCCACTCATTCGGCGTATTTGATAAAACAAAAGGTAAGCAGGTTGAAAAGAATCACTTTGAAGTAAAGAACCTATCTGACGAGCGTAAAACGTATTCATTCGACGTAGACTTCGGTGCAAACAATAGTGCCATTAAAGTCAGTACCAGCAAGAACACAAGCGTCCATGCAGGGGCAACACAAAAGGTGAACATGAACGTTCAGGTTGATGCGTCTAAATTAGCTCCAGGCTATTACGAAGGCAGCATCAAAGTATCTGATGGTGAGAAAACGGTAGATGTACCTACGATCCTGTTCATTCAGGAGCCTGACTACCCACGCGTATCAAGCCTTGGTGTAGAGCAAAATGGTGATGCGTTTACAATCAGCGGATACTTCCCTGGTGGAGCTGAGACAGTTGAACTGTTTGTCTATTCATCCAATGCAGCGGGAGCACCTGTCACGTACCTTGGTGATATCTCAGTTGTTGAAGATGTAGAGTCCGGATTCCAGTCGTTTGCCTGGGACGGCACAATCAATGGAGAAAAGCTGGAGGCTGGCAAATACTATAACGTATATGCTTATGCTACCTACAAAAACAAATCGGATCTTTCAGGTGTAAACTTCCTGATGGAATAA
- a CDS encoding polyamine aminopropyltransferase, with protein MKTINELGIRQSKTIYWASGIVSICGIIFEVLFGAAGSYILGDGVKQYTLTISLFLTGMGIGASISERVTKNLIPSFIWIEYAIGLIGGLSTFLFFGVTAFLPDGTDAIFLYTITLLVGGLTGLELPILIRKANEIGVTLRKSTARVLFSDYAGGLIGGLLFVFLLRPEFGLVKSAFVVGLINVAVALWVLFYFRKEIKRFRLHLTAGIGFFIILFSGIFWGEEMAFSFEQRLYRDPIVYHEQTDYQQIILTKEQGDVRLFLDGQLQMSSTDEYRYHETLVHPTIAATDSPEKVLVLGGGDGLVLRELWKYDDIESVDLVDLDPAVVDLASTHYDLSRLNENAFEDERVTVHHADAFSFMESVDDFYDVIIVDLPDPNNESLNKLYTLQFYQLLRNALEPGGAIMIQSTSPTFATEVYWTIDHTVQEAGLSTENLHVDVPSFGDWGFVFAQREETDDVFEELSFDVETRFLDEDVLQGLQVFGKDIDREIETQNGEPFEYEPNTLINPILLQMYEKAWVNY; from the coding sequence ATGAAGACAATCAATGAACTCGGTATCCGCCAGAGTAAGACGATCTACTGGGCGTCCGGAATTGTCTCCATCTGCGGAATTATCTTTGAAGTATTATTTGGAGCTGCAGGCTCTTACATTTTAGGAGATGGTGTGAAGCAGTACACGCTCACCATCTCACTTTTTTTAACCGGAATGGGAATCGGGGCATCGATCAGTGAACGAGTGACAAAAAATCTGATCCCCTCCTTCATCTGGATTGAATATGCGATCGGGTTGATTGGCGGACTGTCCACCTTTTTATTTTTTGGTGTGACAGCCTTTCTGCCTGATGGCACGGATGCGATCTTTCTCTATACCATTACGCTGCTCGTTGGCGGCTTAACCGGACTTGAGCTTCCGATTCTGATTCGTAAAGCTAATGAGATTGGCGTTACGCTTAGAAAAAGTACCGCACGCGTTCTATTTTCTGACTATGCCGGCGGTTTGATCGGCGGACTGTTGTTTGTCTTTTTACTCAGACCTGAATTCGGTCTTGTAAAGTCTGCTTTCGTTGTCGGTCTGATCAATGTCGCTGTTGCGCTTTGGGTGCTGTTTTATTTCAGAAAAGAGATCAAAAGGTTCCGCCTTCATCTGACAGCAGGAATCGGATTTTTCATTATTTTGTTTTCAGGTATATTCTGGGGCGAGGAAATGGCGTTTTCTTTTGAACAGCGGCTGTATCGTGATCCAATCGTGTATCATGAGCAAACGGATTATCAGCAGATTATCCTCACTAAGGAACAGGGAGATGTCCGCCTATTTTTAGATGGACAGCTTCAGATGAGTTCAACAGATGAATACCGCTATCACGAAACACTTGTACATCCAACAATAGCAGCAACTGATTCTCCTGAAAAAGTACTGGTCTTAGGTGGCGGAGATGGCCTCGTATTACGTGAGCTGTGGAAATATGATGACATAGAGTCCGTTGATCTCGTTGATCTGGACCCGGCAGTTGTAGATCTCGCTTCTACTCACTATGACCTTTCCCGTCTCAATGAAAATGCTTTTGAGGATGAGCGTGTAACCGTTCATCATGCAGATGCTTTTTCATTTATGGAAAGTGTCGATGACTTCTATGATGTGATCATAGTCGACCTGCCTGACCCAAATAATGAATCACTGAACAAGCTTTACACGTTGCAATTTTATCAGCTCCTTCGAAATGCACTGGAGCCAGGTGGCGCGATCATGATTCAATCAACGAGTCCAACCTTTGCAACAGAGGTGTACTGGACCATTGACCATACCGTTCAGGAAGCCGGTCTATCCACCGAAAACCTGCACGTTGATGTGCCAAGCTTCGGGGACTGGGGATTTGTGTTTGCCCAGCGTGAAGAGACGGATGACGTTTTTGAAGAACTGAGTTTTGACGTAGAGACCAGATTTCTAGATGAGGACGTCCTTCAGGGACTTCAGGTTTTCGGTAAAGACATTGACCGCGAGATTGAAACACAAAACGGTGAACCTTTTGAGTATGAGCCAAACACACTGATCAACCCGATTCTTCTGCAGATGTATGAGAAGGCCTGGGTTAATTATTAA
- a CDS encoding DUF350 domain-containing protein, which produces MNAFLLTIMYFAIAVVVVLIGIVIFELLTKKYKDWDEVLAGNKAVALSISGKIIGICIILAFAIYHSFAVWETLIWGGLGVALQLIAYLLFELFTRKFSVEEQLHKGNLAVGIISFGVSVGLAFVIGASIT; this is translated from the coding sequence ATGAACGCATTTCTTTTAACGATTATGTATTTTGCTATCGCAGTCGTTGTTGTACTCATTGGAATTGTGATTTTTGAACTTTTAACAAAAAAATATAAAGACTGGGATGAGGTTCTTGCCGGTAATAAAGCGGTAGCGCTCTCGATCAGCGGTAAAATCATCGGAATCTGTATCATTTTAGCTTTTGCCATTTATCACAGCTTTGCCGTATGGGAAACGTTAATCTGGGGTGGACTCGGAGTTGCCCTTCAGCTGATTGCTTATCTGTTATTCGAACTGTTTACTCGTAAATTCTCTGTTGAAGAGCAGCTTCATAAAGGCAATCTCGCAGTAGGAATCATCAGTTTTGGAGTATCTGTAGGTCTTGCATTTGTCATTGGTGCGTCGATTACATAA
- a CDS encoding DUF4247 domain-containing protein: MPEDSWNHLASSPLLGYDSLRKDGENMKRSMVSILIVAVMLFLAACGNGGSIFKDGISDYISTTYPLYDTISSAANTDQYASVYQAEGRDLAAVSDELQNHETPEEISEIRDGKQILVYDDLFVTLTESEENASDTMIEVAEEEFARDNYRPSFFEGYLLASLLNTRFGSGWSTSRSQDCNLYPERCYGGYNSSGTYVGKNAIPTIRGSSNRGGGIGSGK, from the coding sequence ATGCCGGAAGATTCTTGGAATCATCTGGCATCATCCCCTCTTTTAGGTTATGATTCTCTTAGAAAGGACGGTGAGAATATGAAACGGTCCATGGTATCCATCTTAATCGTTGCCGTTATGCTATTTCTAGCTGCATGCGGAAACGGCGGATCGATTTTTAAAGACGGAATCAGCGATTATATCAGTACTACATACCCTCTTTACGATACGATATCAAGTGCCGCTAACACGGACCAGTATGCCAGCGTTTATCAGGCGGAAGGACGTGATCTCGCTGCTGTGTCTGACGAGCTGCAAAATCACGAAACTCCCGAAGAAATAAGTGAAATCCGGGATGGCAAACAAATCCTGGTTTATGATGACCTGTTTGTTACGCTTACTGAATCTGAGGAAAATGCGTCTGATACGATGATTGAAGTCGCGGAAGAAGAATTTGCCCGTGATAATTATCGCCCTTCATTCTTTGAAGGTTATCTGCTGGCATCCCTTTTAAATACCCGTTTTGGTTCAGGATGGTCCACCAGCAGAAGTCAGGACTGCAATCTTTATCCTGAACGCTGTTATGGAGGCTACAATTCATCTGGCACATACGTAGGTAAAAATGCAATCCCGACGATTCGCGGTTCGAGTAATCGCGGCGGCGGAATCGGCTCAGGAAAATAA
- a CDS encoding PspA/IM30 family protein, translated as MFQFFKRVKTVVGAELNSMLDKAEDPVKMLDQFMRDMEADIREVETAVAKQIANEKLLQKKVEDAQSMMKKREDQAMKAIEAGNEDLARRALEDKKNHADQAASLEESYARAKEDVAVLRSKLDEMKKEYNEMKLKKDSLKARAESAKTRTKMNRTLSGIGSDESRGGFERMEEKVLQFEAEAETSEDMRQSNRSLDDEFDALDNSVDDELAALKKKMGKE; from the coding sequence ATGTTTCAATTTTTTAAACGAGTAAAAACCGTTGTAGGAGCAGAATTAAATTCAATGCTGGATAAAGCTGAAGATCCGGTAAAAATGCTGGATCAGTTTATGCGTGATATGGAAGCGGATATTCGCGAGGTGGAAACAGCTGTTGCCAAACAGATCGCAAACGAAAAGCTGCTTCAAAAGAAAGTGGAAGATGCACAGAGCATGATGAAAAAGCGTGAAGATCAGGCAATGAAGGCGATCGAAGCAGGTAATGAAGATCTTGCCCGCCGTGCGCTTGAAGATAAGAAAAACCATGCAGATCAGGCTGCTTCTCTTGAAGAGTCGTATGCACGTGCAAAAGAAGATGTTGCCGTTCTTCGATCAAAGCTGGATGAAATGAAAAAAGAATACAATGAAATGAAGCTTAAAAAGGATTCGTTAAAAGCACGTGCTGAATCAGCTAAAACACGGACGAAGATGAATCGTACACTGTCAGGAATCGGTTCGGATGAGTCCCGTGGCGGGTTCGAAAGAATGGAAGAAAAAGTACTTCAGTTCGAAGCTGAAGCGGAAACAAGTGAAGATATGCGCCAGTCAAACCGCAGCCTTGATGACGAGTTCGATGCACTCGATAACAGTGTAGATGATGAACTAGCTGCACTTAAGAAGAAAATGGGTAAAGAGTAA
- a CDS encoding DUF4178 domain-containing protein yields the protein MSLFKRLFGGKEPARPEVEERSVMNLKVKDIVTYDLQDYEVVGKLSYNDHGFKWTAYQLQGVQDVIWLSVEMDDELELGIYKKATLKLQEPLPKEIEYEGTIYYLDEKGEAIVKGEGRSQNVDGVRCKYAEYYDEEDEKALSVEIWGGDVEASTGYSIEEYEIKIIAGSN from the coding sequence ATGAGCTTGTTTAAACGCCTGTTTGGCGGAAAAGAACCTGCACGGCCTGAGGTGGAGGAACGATCAGTGATGAACCTCAAAGTGAAAGACATCGTGACTTACGACCTTCAGGATTATGAAGTGGTTGGAAAGCTTTCGTATAATGATCACGGATTCAAGTGGACAGCGTATCAGCTGCAGGGTGTTCAGGATGTGATCTGGCTGAGTGTGGAAATGGATGATGAGCTTGAGCTTGGCATTTACAAAAAAGCGACACTTAAGCTGCAGGAGCCGCTGCCAAAAGAAATCGAGTATGAGGGAACCATTTATTATTTAGACGAAAAGGGTGAAGCCATCGTAAAGGGTGAAGGCCGCAGTCAGAACGTAGATGGTGTAAGATGTAAGTACGCCGAATACTACGATGAAGAAGATGAAAAAGCGCTATCCGTTGAAATATGGGGCGGAGATGTTGAAGCGAGTACCGGTTACAGTATAGAAGAATATGAAATAAAAATTATAGCAGGATCAAATTAA